In one Musa acuminata AAA Group cultivar baxijiao chromosome BXJ2-5, Cavendish_Baxijiao_AAA, whole genome shotgun sequence genomic region, the following are encoded:
- the LOC135585344 gene encoding uncharacterized protein LOC135585344: MASRNPTCSTFILFFFVSTTLVCALRRPGLGGQVARSSVLPLKEEAEQRRCKTCVAGLGGQVARSNVLPLKEEEGDRRVMIGSRAPICTYNECRGCRFKCSAEQVPVDAGDPMNSAYRYRCVCHR, translated from the exons atGGCCTCCCGAAACCCCACCTGCAGCaccttcatcctcttcttcttcgtctccaCCACTCTCGTCTGCGCTCTTCGCCGACCAG GTCTCGGAGGACAAGTCGCCCGCTCGAGTGTCCTTCCACTGAAGGAGGAGGCAGAGCAACGTCGATGCAAAACCTGTGTTGCAGGTCTCGGAGGACAAGTCGCCCGCTCGAATGTCCTTCCACTGAAGGAGGAGGAG GGTGACAGGCGGGTGATGATCGGGTCCAGGGCTCCCATTTGCACGTACAACGAGTGCAGAGGCTGTCGATTCAAGTGCAGCGCCGAGCAAGTTCCTGTTGACGCCGGCGACCCCATGAACAGCGCCTACCGCTACAGATGCGTGTGTCATAGGTGA
- the LOC135613006 gene encoding type I inositol polyphosphate 5-phosphatase 13-like — translation MDERKKEEEKEAEAEAAGRSNAPQRKGKSYSQPLSRDAVLSTSARRKHSLDDDTLSSPSDNAAAAAPRALSCGHYNSSSPPSHHHRHKHSSSVEEIRFPLSQQLPPSVPSPPHHHHQHAPTAPVSFGNPFSIDCHRGGSSLSDSDGSLTLERVMSEYGGTPGTIPEFMGNGGGVGIFRVPHRSAIHPDRPPAIEVRPHPLRETQAGSFLRTIACTTSQLWAGQESGLRVWNRKDAFDSLGPSVTVKRGDEKSAPFSESCRTSPTLCLVVDVANGLIWSGHKDGKIRSWKMDQPTSANSSLDDGGVASAIGGAPPFREGLSWPAHQRSPVLSMVITSYGEIWSGSEGGVIRAWPWDAIGKALSLSAEERHMAALLVERSYIDLRSQVTVGGVCNLPAVDVKHMASDNCKSKVWSAGSLTFALWDSRTRDLLKVFGIDGQVVTRVELPSAQDPYVEDEMKIKFVSSSKKEKSQGSVSFFQRSRNALMGAADAVRRAAVKGTFGEDNRRTEALAISMDGIIWTGCTNGSVILWDGSGNRLQEVQHHSSSVQSICTYGPRVWVGYVSGKVQVMDLDGNLIGEWVAHGSPVIKMVVGGAYLFTLAHHGGIRGWNIRSPGPIDDLLRTEFANREQSYAKYENIKILTGTWNVGQERASHDSLIIWLGGAASEVGLVVVGLQEVEMGAGFLAMAAAKETVGLEGSANGQWWLGTIGKTLDEGTSFQRVGSRQLAGLLIAAWARKSLRPYIGDVDAAAVPCGFGRAIGNKGAVGLRMRVYDRIICFVNCHFAAHLEAVSRRNADFDHVYRTMAFSRPTTGLHGAAAGPTSVQLNRGVNVTGSQPDDGRPELSEADMVVFLGDFNYRLHSITYDEARDMVSQRCFDWLREKDQLRAEMKAGKVFQGMREGQIKFPPTYKFERHQPGLSGYDSSEKKRIPAWCDRVLYRDSRSISVAECSLECPVVSSITLYEACMDVTDSDHKPVRCIFSVEIAHADELIRREVWGQITMSLGKIRSSLEESRAIPDFSVGTNDIILKNQEIGTLRITNKSEKYKAIFQIICEGEYIIQGDENSSKLCARCSFGFPNWLEVQPAVGILKPGQTIDVSVHHEDVLTQEQSVDGVPQNWWTENTRDKEVELSVNITGTGTTRHNSHRVHVRHSFSFRSDSGDRRGTSRRSQPSNQQRSDVKD, via the exons ATGGACGagaggaagaaggaggaggagaaggaggcggAGGCTGAGGCCGCGGGCCGGAGCAACGCGCCGCAGCGGAAGGGCAAATCCTACAGTCAGCCCCTCAGCCGCGACGCCGTCCTCAGCACTTCTGCCCGCCGCAAGCACAGCCTCGACGACGACACCCTTTCCTCTCCCTCCGataacgccgccgccgccgccccccgCGCCCTCTCCTGCGGCCACTACaactcctcctctcctccttcccACCATCACCGCCACAAGCACTCTTCCTCCGTCGAGGAAATCCGGTTCCCCCTCTCCCAGCAGCTGCCCCCTTCCGTCCCCTCCccaccccaccaccaccaccagcatgCCCCCACCGCCCCTGTCTCCTTCGGCAATCCCTTCTCCATCGACTGCCACCGGGGTGGCTCCTCCCTCTCCGACAGCGATGGCTCCCTCACCCTCGAGCGCGTCATGTCCGAGTACGGCGGCACCCCCGGCACTATCCCCGAGTTCATGGGCAACGGCGGGGGCGTCGGCATCTTCCGCGTGCCCCACCGCTCCGCCATTCACCCCGACCGGCCCCCCGCCATCGAGGTGCGCCCGCACCCGCTGCGCGAAACCCAGGCTGGTTCCTTCCTCCGCACCATCGCCTGCACTACCTCTCAGCTCTGGGCGGGCCAGGAGTCGGGCCTTCGAGTGTGGAACCGCAAGGACGCGTTTGACAGTTTGGGGCCCAGCGTCACGGTGAAGAGGGGCGACGAGAAGAGTGCCCCTTTCAGTGAGTCTTGCCGCACCTCGCCGACGCTCTGCTTGGTGGTGGACGTTGCCAATGGCTTGATCTGGAGCGGACACAAGGATGGGAAGATTCGGTCATGGAAGATGGACCAGCCGACCAGCGCAAATTCTTCTCTGGATGACGGTGGTGTTGCTTCTGCTATTGGTGGTGCCCCTCCATTTAGAGAAGGCCTTTCCTGGCCGGCACATCAACGATCTCCTGTGCTATCCATGGTTATCACATCTTATG GTGAAATATGGTCAGGTTCTGAGGGCGGAGTCATAAGGGCCTGGCCTTGGGATGCCATTGGAAAGGCCCTTTCTCTTTCTGCGGAAGAAAGACATATGGCTGCTTTGCTAGTTGAGAGGTCATATATTGATCTTAGAAGCCAAGTCACCGTGGGTGGTGTGTGCAACTTGCCTGCTGTAGATGTGAAACATATGGCATCTGATAATTGCAAGTCCAAAGTGTGGAGTGCCGGTAGTCTAACCTTTGCATTATG GGATTCTCGTACAAGGGATCTTTTGAAAGTGTTTGGTATTGATGGCCAGGTAGTGACTCGGGTTGAGCTACCATCTGCACAAGATCCATACGTTGAGGATGAAATGAAGATAAAATTCGTTTCATCATCAAAGAAGGAAAAGTCACAAGGTTCAGTTAGTTTTTTTCAGCGTTCTCGGAATGCCCTGATGGGAGCAGCTGATGCTGTTCGCAGAGCTGCAGTAAAGGGAACATTCGGAGAAGATAATCGGAGAACAGAAGCCCTAGCTATATCGATGGATGGTATAATCTGGACTGGGTGCACAAATGGATCGGTAATCCTGTGGGATGGAAGTGGGAATAGATTGCAAGAAGTTCAGCATCATTCTTCTTCTGTACAATCCATTTGCACATATGGGCCACGGGTATGGGTAGGCTATGTTAGCGGCAAAGTTCAGGTTATGGATCTGGATGGAAATCTGATTGGAGAGTGGGTTGCACATGGTAGTCCCGTTATAAAAATGGTAGTCGGAGGTGCGTATCTGTTCACACTGGCACATCATGGTGGCATACGTGGGTGGAATATAAGATCTCCTGGACCTATTGATGATTTGTTGAGAACAGAGTTTGCTAACAGGGAGCAGTCTTATGCAAAATATGAAAACATTAAGATCTTGACTGGAACATGGAATGTTGGACAAGAAAGAGCATCTCATGATTCACTCATAATCTGGTTGGGTGGTGCTGCATCAGAGGTTGGATTAGTTGTTGTAGGATTGCAAGAGGTAGAAATGGGGGCTGGATTCCTGGCAATGGCTGCTGCTAAAGAAACT GTAGGACTTGAGGGGAGTGCCAATGGGCAATGGTGGTTGGGTACCATTGGCAAGACCTTAGACGAAGGAACATCTTTCCAACGTGTTGGTTCCAGGCAGTTGGCAGGGTTACTAATTGCTGCATG GGCCAGGAAGAGCCTTCGACCATATATTGGTGATGTTGATGCTGCAGCGGTGCCATGTGGGTTTGGGCGTGCAATCGGTAACAAG GGTGCTGTAGGTTTGAGGATGAGAGTCTATGATCGGATAATATGTTTTGTGAACTGTCATTTTGCTGCACATCTGGAAGCAGTTAGCAGGCGGAATGCTGACTTTGATCATGTTTATCGAACAATGGCTTTCAGCCGGCCAACCACAGGACTTCATGGAGCCGCAG CTGGTCCTACGTCTGTTCAGTTGAACCGTGGGGTAAAT GTTACAGGATCTCAACCTGATGATGGGAGACCTGAGCTGTCCGAAGCTGACATGGTCGTTTTTCTTGGTGATTTTAATTATCGGCTTCATAGTATCACTTATGATGAAGCCAGGGACATGGTTTCTCAGAGATGCTTTGATTGGCTAAGAGAAAAGGATCAGCTCCGAGCAGAAATGAAAGCAGGTAAAGTCTTCCAAGGAATGCGTGAAGGGCAAATTAAATTTCCTCCAACGTACAAGTTCGAAAGGCACCAACCGGGCTTATCAG GATATGATTCCAGTGAAAAGAAGCGAATTCCTGCTTGGTGTGACAGAGTATTGTATCGTGATAGCCGTTCAATTTCGGTGGCCGAATGCTCATTAGAGTGCCCTGTGGTTTCATCAATCACACT GTATGAAGCATGTATGGATGTTACTGATAGTGATCACAAGCCTGTGAGATGCATATTCTCTGTGGAAATTGCACATGCAGATGAATTGATAAGGAGGGAAGTATGGGGACAAATAACAATGTCTCTTGGGAAAATAAGGTCCTCTCTTGAAGAATCTCGTGCTATTCCAGACTTTAGTGTCGGCACAAATGACATCATCCTGAAAAACCAAGAGATTGGCACCCTTCGCATCACAAACAAGTCTGAGAAGTACAAAGCTATCTTCCAAATTATTTGCGAAGGCGAGTACATCATTCAGGGGGATGAAAATTCATCTAAGCTATGTGCTAGATGCTCCTTTGGCTTTCCTAACTGGCTTGAG GTTCAACCAGCAGTCGGCATACTCAAACCTGGACAAACGATAGATGTTTCTGTGCATCATGAAGATGTCCTCACCCAGGAACAATCTGTTGATGGAGTCCCACAGAATTGGTGGACTGAAAATACCAGGGACAAAGAAGTGGAACTATCAGTGAATATCACAGGCACTGGTACAACCAGGCACAATAGTCACAGGGTCCATGTTCGTCACTCTTTCTCATTCAGGTCTGACTCTGGTGATAGAAGAGGTACTTCGAGAAGAAGTCAACCAAGCAATCAACAAAGATCTGATGTCAAAGACTAG